A single genomic interval of Phaeodactylum tricornutum CCAP 1055/1 chromosome 5, whole genome shotgun sequence harbors:
- a CDS encoding predicted protein, which translates to PSADVPLLDHLSYRDFDQVYEPAEDTYLLLDALLYEFDQGNNQLAAATHATTSDSDTADQCLCHVLEIGCGSGVPTAFFQQMWRKRKTTLLYSVVTDINPKALKVTQQTCRCNGGGAHPQTAMLEALQCDLGFALVPQLEGKVDVIMFNPPYVVTDDAEVGTPDISAAWAGGLGGRRVVDRALPQLARLLRKPTGVLYLVTVDDNRPWELAQDVAKLGWRMKPLFRRKAQNEFLTIQK; encoded by the coding sequence CCCTCGGCCGACGTGCCCTTGTTGGATCACTTGTCCTATCGAGACTTTGATCAAGTGTACGAACCAGCCGAGGATACCTACTTATTGTTGGATGCTTTGCTATACGAATTTGATCAAGGAAATAACCAACTTGCTGCTGCTACCCATGCGACCACATCAGACTCGGATACGGCCGACCAGTGTCTGTGTCACGTTTTGGAAATTGGTTGTGGGTCGGGTGTTCCCACCGCTTTCTTTCAACAAATGTGGAGGAAACGAAAGACAACGTTGCTGTACAGTGTGGTTACGGATATTAATCCGAAGGCACTAAAAGTTACTCAGCAAACCTGTCGATGTAACGGAGGAGGGGCACATCCGCAAACGGCCATGTTGGAAGCGCTGCAGTGCGATTTGGGTTTCGCGCTGGTACCGCAGCTGGAAGGAAAGGTGGATGTAATTATGTTCAATCCACCCTACGTCGTAACGGATGACGCCGAAGTGGGAACACCCGATATTTCGGCGGCGTGGGCCGGTGGACTGGGTGGTCGTCGTGTCGTGGACCGAGCTTTGCCGCAGCTAGCGAGACTACTTCGCAAACCGACCGGAGTCTTGTATCTTGTCACGGTCGACGACAATCGACCCTGGGAACTAGCACAAGACGTGGCCAAATTAGGCTGGCGTATGAAGCCACTCTTTCGAAGAAAAGCACAGAACGAGTTTTTGACTATTCAAAAG
- a CDS encoding predicted protein, which produces MNSLSAAAAEGASMAARSNNASYRKAEHNDGGFAPPAALDTKAIENLQRDIRSPHIAASGVQLPVNTVTVSNDFNRFISQMTAAPVPSASNATGAINSQQQGHATGPANTVQTGSASQPKLGPVPVNKKQKRIPKSDLQRSERQKAQKLEPSVVSFSSYISGDSSSKAANDEALSLAQKDPDWAKMTPAECRRHERNMREQQRSGLISQQIKELREVLTESNIPFKPNKFSILVSVVDYIKSLQARAIMLDSEHQKLADTIREASDLVTNGLTSEEDKECMSPLSDEPQSELLFVQGIDYRAVFNHCPYAMGVASLDGRILVCNSSFESLLGLNKDRARQQSFFVFIRNHQDIFDAMADLLKRSSVASETGEGVVVKEEHLLYWCGQVVTLRSQRLIFNITLTSSSNGEPSFFGFSAAEGSHDYC; this is translated from the exons ATGAATTCTTTAAGCGCAGCGGCTGCAGAAGGGGCCAGTATGGCAGCTCGCTCAAATAACGCTAGCTACAGGAAGGCGGAGCACAACGACGGTGGTTTCGCTCCTCCTGCAGCTCTTGATACGAAGGCGATCGAAAATTTACAGAGGGACATCAGAAGTCCGCATATCGCTGCTTCTGGAGTGCAATTGCCTGTAAACACGGTAACTGTGTCAAATGACTTCAACCGATTTATATCGCAGATGACAGCAGCACCTGTACCCTCAGCATCCAACGCAACAGGAGCCATCAATagtcaacaacaag GTCACGCCACCGGTCCTGCTAACACGGTTCAAACGGGAAGCGCATCACAACCGAAGCTTGGTCCAGTACCCGTaaacaagaagcaaaagcgaaTACCGAAAAGTGATTTACAAAGAAGTGAAAGGCAAAAGGCTCAGAAGTTGGAACCATCTGTTGTGTCTTTCTCCAGTTACATTTCAGGggactcttcttcaaaaGCAGCCAACGACGAAGCTCTTTCATTGGCTCAGAAAGACCCCGATTGGGCGAAGATGACCCCCGCCGAGTGTCGTCGACATGAGCGAAATATGAGGGAGCAACAGCGGTCGGGTCTCATATCGCAACAGATCAAGGAGCTACGAGAGGTTCTGACGGAGTCAAATATTCCTTTCAAACCAAACAAGTTTTCCATCCTTGTCTCTGTAGTTGACTACATCAAATCATTGCAAGCCAGAGCCATCATGCTGGACTCAGAACATCAAAAACTGGCGGACACTATTCGAGAAGCAAGCGATTTGGTCACCAACGGGTTAACTagtgaagaagacaaagagtgCATGTCTCCACTTTCCGACGAGCCGCAAAGTGAGCTGCTTTTCGTACAAGGAATTGACTACCGTGCTGTTTTCAATCATTGTCCATATGCCATGGGGGTGGCTTCATTGGACGGAAGAATACTGGTCTGCAACAGCTCTTTCGAATCTCTTTTGGGCCTAAATAAGGACCGGGCTCGACAACAGAGCTTTTTCGTGTTTATCCGGAACCATCAAGATATATTTGACGCCATGGCAGACCTGCTTAAACGCTCAAGTGTTGCCAGTGAAACAGGGGAAGGGGTCGTAGTAAAGGAAGAACATTTGTTGTACTGGTGTGGACAGGTAGTGACTTTGCGATCTCAACGG CTAATATTCAACATCACGCTGACTAGTTCTTCGAACGGAGAGCCAAGTTTTTTCGGTTTCTCAGCTGCTGAAGGTAGTCACGACTACTGTTAG
- a CDS encoding predicted protein, with protein sequence RGVIYIARIPPRMTPTKLKALMEDFGVTRIYLVEEDASVRKRRRKLTGNASKRYKEGWIEFESKKVAKHVAANMNNTPMSGQKRSHHHDDLWNLKYLSKFQWSHLTEKVAYERRVREQKLRLETMQARRETASYKHLVETGKKVDRIEARKRKR encoded by the coding sequence CGCGGCGTGATTTACATCGCTCGCATCCCTCCCCGAATGACTCCAACCAAGCTGAAAGCACTAATGGAAGACTTCGGTGTCACCCGTATCTAtttggtggaagaagacgctTCCGTCCGCAAACGTCGTCGAAAGCTCACCGGAAATGCCTCTAAACGCTACAAGGAAGGCTGGATTGAGTTCGAATCCAAAAAAGTCGCCAAACATGTAGCTGCTAATATGAACAATACCCCAATGAGTGGACAAAAGCGTTCGCACCACCATGATGATCTTTGGAATCTCAAATATTTGTCGAAATTCCAATGGAGCCATTTGACGGAAAAGGTTGCCTACGAGCGTCGAGTGCGGGAGCAGAAATTGCGACTCGAAACGATGCAAGCCCGTCGTGAAACAGCTTCCTACAAACATCTGGTGGAAACGGGTAAAAAAGTCGACCGGATCGAAGCCCGCAAGCGCAAACGA
- a CDS encoding predicted protein, giving the protein MYWWWYLWAILASVMALPLAVGSSSSSTGWWGWHGGAIIPVNQTLDFRLVGNETVLHQGWRVVTNRQIRMPSGRLVDFEVVGQRGTDQAVLVLAWHRATQTVTLVREYTPSVQQFMLGLPAGMVEDQKHDASDAWTAARAELLEEARLEGGIWHQLGERPTVMDKYSTTGFTVFLCIDPIAVAADRAPPRDAGEEGLEIITGVTVAELRTYIHDGNLTVVGGWAVQRALHKLKELGEIE; this is encoded by the coding sequence ATGTATTGGTGGTGGTACCTCTGGGCAATCTTGGCATCGGTAATGGCCTTGCCGCTAGCCGTTGGCagctcctcctcctccacgGGTTGGTGGGGTTGGCATGGCGGTGCCATAATTCCCGTAAACCAAACACTGGACTTTCGTCTCGTCGGGAACGAAACAGTCCTACACCAGGGATGGCGGGTCGTTACCAATCGCCAAATCCGAATGCCTTCCGGTCGCTTGGTGGATTTTGAAGTCGTCGGCCAGCGCGGTACGGACCAAGCAGTGTTGGTCCTGGCCTGGCATCGGGCGACGCAAACAGTCACTCTGGTACGCGAGTACACACCGTCGGTCCAACAATTCATGTTGGGCTTGCCAGCCGGGATGGTGGAAGACCAGAAACACGATGCGTCGGATGCCTGGACCGCCGCACGGGCCGAATTGCTCGAGGAAGCTCGCCTCGAAGGAGGAATCTGGCATCAACTGGGGGAGCGACCGACCGTCATGGACAAGTACAGTACTACCGGTTTTACAGTCTTTTTGTGCATTGATCCCATCGCGGTTGCGGCCGACCGGGCACCGCCTCGGGATGCAGGCGAGGAAGGCTTGGAAATCATTACCGGCGTTACCGTGGCAGAGTTAAGGACCTATATCCACGACGGCAATCTGACGGTCGTCGGAGGATGGGCCGTACAACGGGCTCTCCATAAATTGAAAGAATTGGGAGAAATTGAATGA
- a CDS encoding predicted protein: protein MKRPRLRSVWGVGCLLFVGGSAAEATRRSWTQRQPFRWIVNNPSKLNFTSSPAMGVPSPRSKSSTVVPTRVPANSSSRVPTRWPTTRFGGSTSAPTGSTTRGLTLRPSMAPMALPTTHGTLTGPTETPSGLLRTSPMWPSPVPVHSPRRDRSPITTRMLGIPTSTSPVTPTAVSIFPSRPAGSSSRKPVEENSNDATGRPSLGPSRTLSIPMAFSTDLQLVQYNFSGPQNIVETLEFAWQGYLTAILSRYYRDREGVQFTGVDLDVRQGRQRRFLWQSNIRPTRRLQKLVGNATILSFEANGTAVLLVDASTQDANSIVASTNSFLRTAVTMENLQQALVDVNENLVTVSSVSVPNATGVPEPDRDDGPTTVETVFGLFIAAAAMLGLAYTCRVICQNHKERQARAKKLMARPMVLPNAPPSLAYQPRPMPRQTLVTPNQSGNNDDTLSIPGIPSTETSDGDRFARELQEAASLDRAVWEEKQYDNSNGVTAPFTRVPESTGKLQVSSSFPYGDEAVGNFESMVHQQGGFELTPQVGMLGSNARSAPPMNGDDILDVPDFEAFGDTNTGPELRQFSASDRMLSGGNQKTRGLQMFSFTDRPGDATVGDSTITSRDPSLTAIPESPSLSSWSPKDNEDDEDTNVSDISHTNAMLQEVERLSMFVRQYEKEKEARKSSQFLVDTSSTGNAPVQRTQTRAFTEIESLKDVSFSPGDEDSKRRLGIGQYSVQEKIPGPLVDDDGEPRGTLETANALQYPSLAAATLGNTGTPLEHRDGSIEKGSLPGLRTAVQQERRFGLPRPNVRSRSGRFSTDRTGRTQAEKRPSP from the coding sequence ATGAAACGGCCGCGACTACGCAGTGTGTGGGGCGTCGGCTGCCTACTTTTCGTCGGGGGGTCGGCCGCGGAAGCGACCCGTCGTTCGTGGACGCAACGGCAGCCTTTCCGATGGATCGTGAACAATCCTTCCAAGCTCAACTTCACATCATCACCCGCCATGGGTGTCCCGAGTCCCCGTTCCAAGTCATCGACGGTCGTACCCACCCGGGTTCCCGCGAATAGTTCCTCACGGGTCCCGACTCGATGGCCGACGACGCGATTCGGAGGGTCCACCAGCGCGCCGACGGGAAGTACGACAAGAGGACTTACGCTGCGTCCGAGTATGGCACCTATGGCACTGCCGACGACGCATGGGACACTCACGGGTCCAACGGAAACACCCTCGGGTCTTCTGAGAACGAGTCCAATGTGGCCCTCCCCGGTACCTGTTCATAGTCCAAGACGAGACAGATCGCCAATCACAACACGGATGCTGGGAATTCCTACATCGACGAGTCCGGTCACTCCAACCGCTGTCTCTATATTTCCTTCTCGACCCGCCGGAAGTTCATCACGGAAACCGGTAGAGGAGAATAGCAACGACGCAACCGGTAGGCCATCGCTAGGACCATCGCGTACGCTTTCCATACCAATGGCGTTCTCCACTGATCTACAGCTGGTGCAATACAACTTTAGCGGTCCGCAAAACATTGTGGAAACTCTAGAATTTGCTTGGCAAGGTTATTTGACCGCCATTTTGAGTCGCTACTATCGAGACCGTGAAGGGGTCCAGTTTACCGGTGTTGACCTAGACGTACGGCAAGGCCGGCAACGCAGGTTCTTGTGGCAGTCGAACATCAGACCCACGAGACGCTTACAGAAACTGGTGGGCAACGCCACGATTTTATCGTTCGAAGCTAACGGTACCGCCGTTTTGCTGGTGGATGCCAGTACACAGGACGCAAATTCGATTGTTGCTTCCACCAATTCCTTTCTCCGCACAGCTGTCACGATGGAGAACTTGCAACAAGCACTGGTGGACGTTAACGAAAACCTGGTGACAGTGTCGAGTGTGAGTGTACCAAACGCCACTGGCGTGCCCGAGCCCGATCGAGATGATGGACCCACTACCGTTGAGACTGTATTCGGGTTGTTCATTGCGGCTGCGGCAATGTTGGGCTTGGCCTATACATGCCGCGTCATTTGCCAAAATCACAAGGAAAGGCAGGCTCGTGCTAAGAAATTGATGGCCCGTCCCATGGTATTACCGAATGCCCCGCCGTCGCTAGCTTACCAGCCCAGACCGATGCCAAGGCAAACTTTGGTCACGCCCAATCAGAGTGGGAACAATGATGACACCTTGAGTATCCCAGGAATTCCCAGTACGGAAACCAGTGATGGTGACCGTTTCGCCAGAGAGCTGCAAGAAGCAGCTTCGTTGGACCGGGCGGTTTGGGAAGAAAAGCAGTATGACAACTCAAACGGAGTGACCGCTCCTTTTACTAGAGTGCCGGAGTCCACAGGGAAGCTACAAGTGTCCTCGTCATTCCCGTATGGGGACGAAGCCGTCGGCAACTTCGAGTCCATGGTGCACCAGCAAGGAGGCTTCGAATTGACTCCACAAGTGGGTATGCTTGGGTCAAACGCTCGATCCGCGCCCCCAATGAATGGAGACGACATTCTAGATGTGCCCGACTTCGAGGCGTTTGGGGATACAAACACGGGTCCGGAGCTGAGACAATTTAGCGCATCGGATCGCATGCTCTCCGGAGGAAACCAAAAAACCCGCGGGTTGCAAATGTTCAGTTTCACCGATCGCCCAGGAGATGCAACAGTGGGTGATTCCACAATCACATCCAGAGACCCATCTCTTACCGCTATTCCAGAATCTCCGTCACTGTCATCATGGTCGCCAAAAGACAatgaagatgacgaggaTACCAATGTCTCGGACATATCTCATACCAATGCCATGCTGCAAGAAGTTGAGCGTTTGTCGATGTTTGTTAGACAatacgaaaaggaaaaggaagctaGAAAAAGCAGCCAATTTTTAGTCGATACGTCTAGTACGGGAAATGCTCCAGTACAAAGAACACAGACAAGAGCTTTCACGGAAATTGAGAGTTTAAAAGACGTAAGCTTTTCTCCAGGGGACGAAGATTCCAAGCGAAGACTCGGTATCGGTCAATACAGCGTACAAGAAAAAATTCCTGGACCTCTAGTGGATGACGATGGCGAGCCGCGGGGGACCTTGGAGACAGCAAATGCTTTGCAGTACCCCAGCCTCGCTGCGGCAACTTTGGGAAATACAGGTACTCCTTTGGAGCACAGAGACGGATCAATCGAAAAGGGAAGTCTGCCAGGACTCCGCACAGCAGTCCAGCAAGAGCGTCGTTTTGGTTTGCCTCGACCTAACGTCCGAAGCCGTTCGGGCAGGTTTTCAACTGATAGAACGGGTCGAACACAAGCGGAGAAGAGACCCTCGCCTTAA
- a CDS encoding predicted protein, with amino-acid sequence FQTIIGLEIHAQLDIPTKLFSRAPTSSWMAPPNSAIDLIDVGVPGSLPVLSKQALHSALLAAGALECDVPTISRFERKHYAYADLPLGYQITQQRWPLARNGRLLATYKVDGSKSKQRTALVDCRIDRIQLEQDTGKTTSTLEPDGSVISRVDLNRAGSALIEIVSAPDLRSPRQAVAFMETLRQLLQHLGVCDGKMEHGSLRCDLNVNVQSLNSPQHKSPRVEVKNLNSIKHVHDAAVYEAIRQASTFATLADSGSSILVGGAETRTWNVVERATTLLRRKDDAQDYRFMPDPDLPPIVIDNSSLNGMSLEQFWNKNLPELPAVAFHRLQNDYGLSSYQASVIVADPPAIEFLDAVASTAANILSNELFGILKESGGDEPLSIKHSLVSAEQLGELVAMLHAEKISTTMAKKMMAALCTETSSFGKSPQELASECGFELITSVDALKVICECVVKAYPEELTVYHKGNKFEAKIFKLFIGKAMSASKGNAHPERLREILKDVLDATKGRAGP; translated from the exons TTCCAAACCATAATCGGCCTCGAAATCCATGCCCAACTCGACATTCCCACCAAACTCTTTTCCAGAGCCCCCACATCCTCTTGGATGGCACCTCCTAATTCAGCGATCGATCTGATCGATGTGGGTGTCCCTGGCAGTCTACCGGTCCTCTCCAAACAAGCCCTGCATTCGGCTCTGTTGGCGGCGGGCGCGTTAGAGTGCGACGTACCAACTATCAGTCGTTTTGAACGGAAACACTACGCTTACGCCGACCTACCGCTGGGCTACCAGATCACTCAACAAAGATGGCCACTGGCACGAAATGGTCGACTATTGGCAACCTACAAAGTCGACGGCTCCAAATCAAAGCAACGAACAGCTTTGGTTGACTGTCGAATCGATCGAATACAATTAGAGCAAGATACCGGAAAGACCACTTCTACCTTAGAGCCGGACGGCTCTGTGATCTCTCGGGTTGATTTGAATCGTGCAGGGTCGGCACTTATTGAGATCGTTTCTGCACCGGACTTAAGGAGTCCTCGACAAGCTGTAGCCTTCATGGAAACTTTGCGACAGTTGCTACAGCATCTCGGCGTCTGTGATGGTAAAATGGAGCACGGAAGCTTACGGTGTGATTTAAATGTAAATGTACAAAGCCTCAATTCACCACAACACAAAAGTCCACGCGTCGAAGTCAAAAATTTGAATTCCATTAAGCACGTGCATGACGCCGCTGTGTACGAAGCCATTCGACAGGCATCAACCTTTGCGACGTTGGCGGACAGTGGCAGCTCTATCCTAGTGGGAGGCGCTGAGACACGCACTTGGAACGTAGTAGAAAGAGCAACAACCCTGTTGAGACGTAAAGACGACGCCCAAGACTATCGATTTATGCCAGATCCAGATCTACCACCAATAGTTATCGACAACTCCAGTCTGAATGGCATGTCGCTCGAGCAGTTCTGGAACAAGAATCTACCTGAATTACCTGCCGTGGCATTTCACAGACTGCAGAATGACTACGGATTGTCCTCTTACCAGGCATCTGTCATTGTCGCTGATCCTCCCGCAATTGAATTTTTAGAT GCGGTCGCGTCGACTGCGGCGAACATCCTGTCAAACGAGCTGTTTGGTATTCTGAAGGAGTCTGGCGGCGATGAGCCTCTATCGATAAAACATTCCCTTGTCTCAGCGGAGCAGCTGGGAGAGCTAGTAGCTATGCTCCACGCCGAAAAGATTTCTACCACAATGGCGAAGAAAATGATGGCAGCACTGTGCACAGAGACGTCTTCTTTCGGGAAGTCGCCTCAAGAACTGGCCTCGGAATGTGGTTTTGAACTCATTACAAGTGTTGATGCTCTGAAAGTTATTTGTGAATGTGTTGTGAAGGCATATCCCGAGGAGCTCACTGTATACcacaaaggcaacaaatTCGAGGCAAAGATTTTCAAATTATTCATTGGCAAAGCCATGTCGGCAAGTAAGGGCAACGCCCACCCCGAGAGGCTTCGAGAAATCCTAAAAGACGTGCTGGATGCGACAAAGGGCCGAGCTGGACCTTGA
- a CDS encoding predicted protein, whose product MLQRWLADPTKGKLCIFAHHISVLDAIRDHANLNNENGSRSKYIRIDGKTPAKFRQEQITSFQSDPTVRVALLGITAAGVAVTLTASSTVWFAELFWTPALMIQAEDRCHRIGQQAQVKCLYFVAKGTLDDVLWKLIEKKFQDLGEFVEGKEKLKLVVDKTYTTLKELHSLFQSQHAENNDYVEFGDEGVDHEIELDTDIHRDIEAFGEEERQMLRMLDAEDDDGDVKGPKDN is encoded by the coding sequence ATGCTACAGCGTTGGCTTGCTGATCCTACAAAGGGGAAGCTTTGTATTTTTGCGCATCACATTTCTGTCCTAGATGCCATTCGTGATCATGcaaatcttaacaacgagAATGGCAGTCGCAGTAAGTACATTCGCATTGATGGAAAGACTCCTGCGAAATTTCGACAGGAACAGATCACTAGCTTTCAATCGGACCCAACGGTTCGTGTTGCACTTTTGGGTATAACTGCGGCCGGGGTAGCAGTAACGCTAACTGCATCGTCGACTGTCTGGTTTGCTGAACTATTTTGGACGCCAGCTCTTATGATTCAAGCCGAGGATAGATGTCACCGAATTGGACAGCAAGCACAGGTCAAATGCTTATACTTCGTGGCAAAAGGGACTCTTGATGACGTTCTTTGGAAGCTGATCGAGAAGAAGTTTCAAGATCTTGGGGAATTTGTGGAAGGAAAAGAGAAACTCAAGCTAGTCGTTGACAAAACCTATACAACATTAAAGGAGCTTCACTCTCTCTTCCAATCACAACACGCCGAAAATAACGATTATGTGGAATTCGGGGACGAAGGAGTTGACCACGAGATTGAATTGGACACAGATATTCATCGAGATATTGAGGCCTTCGGCGAAGAAGAAAGGCAAATGTTGCGAATGCTTGACGCTGAAGACGATGACGGAGATGTAAAAGGCCCTAAAGATAAC
- a CDS encoding predicted protein, which yields MEKFNESIGFDQRMWSEDVRGSIAFAKANAKAGILTQEECDILVQGLNQVHEEWAAETFEIKPGDEDIHTANERRLTEIVGPVGGKLHTGRSRNDQVATDTRLWTVKAEKEVLNDLKTLLQAGAHVAEENIDILMAGYTHLQPAQPIRYSHWLLSHMAPLVRDAQRLQQMIPRTNQCPLGSGALAGNAFGIDREFLAKELGFDGVTANSLDSVCDRDFVVEFLMWSTMLHTHISQLAEDLIITNMLKGVDMDDAYATGSSLMPQKKNPDALELLRGKAGIALGRAVGLTATLKGLPRAYNKDLQEDKIPLFQAVDTVKDCLAICTGVLLTMQANPEKLKEALCPEMLATDLADYLVRKGVPFRETHHISGACVRLAEEEKIRLDQLTLEQLQNIDARFAEDVMKVWDYEMSVERKSSLGGTARSSVQKQIDDIRVFCESL from the coding sequence ATGGAGAAATTTAACGAATCCATCGGATTCGACCAACGCATGTGGTCCGAAGACGTCCGGGGTTCCAtcgcctttgccaaagccaACGCCAAAGCCGGTATTTTGACGCAAGAAGAATGTGACATACTGGTGCAAGGCCTAAATCAGGTCCACGAAGAATGGGCTGCGGAGACGTTCGAAATCAAGCCGGGCGACGAAGATATACACACCGCCAACGAACGACGATTGACCGAGATTGTCGGACCCGTCGGCGGTAAGTTGCATACCGGCCGTTCCCGAAATGACCAAGTCGCGACCGATACTCGTCTCTGGACCGTAAAggccgaaaaggaagtcTTGAATGATCTCAAGACCCTCCTACAGGCGGGGGCCCACGTGGCCGAAGAGAATATTGACATACTCATGGCGGGGTACACACACTTGCAACCAGCCCAGCCCATCCGTTACTCACACTGGTTGCTCTCACACATGGCGCCACTCGTCCGGGACGCTCAGCGCTTGCAACAAATGATCCCTCGCACCAACCAGTGTCCTCTAGGTAGTGGCGCCTTGGCCGGCAACGCCTTTGGGATCGACCGCGAGTTCTTAGCGAAGGAACTCGGCTTTGACGGCGTCACCGCCAACTCTTTGGACTCGGTCTGCGATCGCGATTTTGTGGTCGAGTTCCTGATGTGGAGCACCATGTTGCATACCCACATTTCACAACTTGCCGAGGATCTTATCATTACCAATATGCTCAAGGGCGTGGACATGGATGACGCCTACGCCACGGGATCGTCCCTGAtgccgcaaaagaaaaacccgGACGCTCTGGAACTGCTTCGTGGCAAGGCTGGGATTGCTCTGGGTCGGGCGGTGGGATTGACTGCAACCCTGAAGGGTTTGCCTCGCGCCTACAACAAGGATCTACAGGAAGACAAAATTCCGCTCTTTCAAGCCGTCGATACGGTCAAGGATTGTTTAGCCATTTGCACCGGGGTTTTGCTGACCATGCAGGCCAATCCGGAAAAGCTCAAAGAGGCCTTATGCCCGGAAATGCTGGCGACGGACTTGGCGGATTACTTGGTCCGCAAGGGCGTACCATTCCGAGAAACGCACCACATCTCGGGAGCCTGTGTGCGTCTCGCCGAAGAGGAAAAGATTCGACTCGACCAATTGACGCTCGAGCAGTTGCAAAATATTGATGCGCGCTTTGCAGAAGATGTCATGAAGGTGTGGGACTACGAAATGAGCGTCGAACGCAAGTCCAGTTTAGGTGGGACAGCCAGAAGTTCGGTGCAAAAGCAAATTGACGATATTCGTGTGTTTTGTGAGTCGTTGTAG
- a CDS encoding predicted protein, with protein MALPLSVGSSSSSTGWRGWHGDAIIPVNQTLDFRLVGNETVLHQGWRVVTNRQIRMPSGRLVDFEVVGQRGTDQAVVVLAWHRATQTVTLVREYTPSVQRFMLGLPAGMVEDRKHDASDAWTAARAELLEEARLEGGIWYQLGERPTVMDKYSTTGFTVFLCIDPIAVAADRAPPRDAGEEGLEIISGVTVAELRTYIHDGNLTVVGGWAVQRALHKLKELGEIE; from the coding sequence ATGGCCTTGCCGCTATCCGTTGGCagctcctcctcctccacgGGTTGGCGGGGTTGGCATGGCGATGCCATAATTCCCGTAAACCAAACACTGGACTTTCGTCTCGTCGGGAACGAAACAGTCCTACACCAGGGATGGCGGGTCGTTACCAATCGCCAAATCCGAATGCCTTCCGGTCGCTTGGTGGATTTTGAAGTCGTCGGCCAGCGCGGTACGGACCAAGCAGTGGTGGTCCTGGCCTGGCATCGGGCGACGCAAACAGTCACTCTGGTACGCGAGTACACACCGTCGGTCCAACGATTCATGTTGGGCTTGCCAGCCGGGATGGTGGAAGACCGAAAACACGATGCGTCGGATGCCTGGACCGCCGCACGGGCCGAATTGCTCGAGGAAGCTCGCCTCGAAGGAGGAATCTGGTATCAACTGGGGGAACGACCGACCGTCATGGACAAGTACAGTACTACCGGTTTTACAGTCTTTTTGTGCATCGATCCCATCGCGGTTGCGGCCGACCGGGCACCGCCTCGGGATGCAGGCGAGGAAGGCTTGGAAATCATTTCCGGCGTTACCGTGGCAGAGTTAAGGACCTATATCCACGACGGCAATCTGACGGTCGTCGGAGGATGGGCCGTACAACGGGCTCTCCACAAATTGAAAGAATTGGGAGAAATTGAATGA